The following coding sequences lie in one Anguilla rostrata isolate EN2019 chromosome 8, ASM1855537v3, whole genome shotgun sequence genomic window:
- the LOC135261457 gene encoding SNF-related serine/threonine-protein kinase-like, which produces MAGFKRGYDGKIAGLYDLDKTLGRGHFAVVKLARHVFTGEKVAVKVIDKTKLDAVATGHLFQEVRCMKLVQHPNIVRLYEVIDTHTKLYLILELGDGGDMFDYIMKHEEGLSEELAKKYFAQIVHAISYCHRLHVVHRDLKPENVVFFEKQGLVKLTDFGFSNKFQPGKKLTTSCGSLAYSAPEILLGDEYDAPAVDIWSLGVILFMLVCGQPPFQEANDSETLTMIMDCKYTVPTHVSLACKDLINRMLQRDPKRRASLEEIENHAWLQGVDPSPATKYNTPLVSHKNLSEEEHNGIIQRMVLGDIADREAIVEALETNKYNHITATYFLLAERILREKQEKEVQNRSSSPSNIKAQFRQSWPTKIDMHQDIEDSLAGPSMSHAGGPQSPARSTENLLNGHRSKGLLDLGRREEPSEPSLLSQTPQAPPAATTATPANPLKPAPPTAAPPAASGKQRTCLFRVEEDEEEEEEQEPSPLPAQVVLRRKPASVTNRLTSRKSAPVLNQIFEEEGESDDDFDMDEGLPPKLSRLKMNMASPGTVHKRFHRRKSQGRGSSCSSSETSDDDSESHRRRLDKDTGFAYGWNRRDSSEGPPGSPGGGGGGGGQGKPPGEGGNPGPDKGSPPGSGGGGGGGGGGGGGGGGKGQGSPSTCSSGSANHPAGSTRSSAKTAGGLVESLKLMSLCLSTQFHHLAGGGGGGGTGAGGGVGGGGGGGGGGGGGLSRFIMDPQCFSSIRVQERSSWRMCIGGSTGSLDKVSLLASAGLGGPAPKSGPDQSASALNELDLARANSMNLKNKVLQLPLSDKTISVNIQRSPKEGLLCPPSQASCCQVI; this is translated from the exons ATGGCAGGCTTCAAGCGCGGGTACGACGGCAAGATCGCCGGGCTGTACGACCTGGACAAAACGCTGGGCCGCGGCCACTTCGCCGTGGTCAAGCTGGCCCGCCACGTGTTCACCGGGGAGAAGGTGGCGGTGAAGGTCATCGACAAGACCAAGCTGGACGCCGTGGCGACGGGCCACCTGTTCCAGGAGGTGCGATGCATGAAGCTGGTGCAGCACCCCAACATCGTGCGCCTCTACGAGGTCATCGACACGCACACCAAGCTCTACCTGATCCTGGAGCTGGGCGACGGCGGCGACATGTTCGACTACATCATGAAGCACGAGGAGGGCCTGAGCGAGGAGCTGGCCAAGAAGTACTTCGCCCAGATCGTCCACGCCATCTCCTACTGCCACCGGCTCCACGTGGTCCACCGCGACCTCAAGCCCGAGAACGTGGTCTTCTTCGAGAAGCAGGGCCTGGTCAAGCTCACCGACTTCGGCTTCAGCAACAAGTTCCAGCCGGGCAAGAAGCTGACCACCAGCTGCGGCTCCCTGGCCTACTCCGCGCCGGAGATCCTGCTGGGGGACGAGTACGACGCGCCGGCGGTCG atatCTGGAGTCTGGGGGTGATCCTCTTCATGCTGGTTTGTGGGCAGCCTCCTTTCCAGGAGGCCAATGACAGCGAGACGCTGACCATGATCATGGACTGCAAATACACCGTGCCCACACACGTGTCTCTGGCCTGCAAAGA CCTGATAAACCGCATGCTGCAGCGGGACCCCAAGCGCCGGGCCTCTCTGGAGGAGATCGAGAACCACGCCTGGCTGCAGGGCGTggacccctcccccgccaccaAGTACAACACCCCGCTGGTCTCCCACAAGAACCTGTCGGAGGAGGAGCACAACGGGATCATCCAGCGCATGGTGCTGGGGGACATCGCCGACCGCGAGGCCATCGTCGA GGCTCTGGAAACAAACAAGTACAACCACATCACCGCGACGTACTTCCTGCTGGCTGAGAGGAtcctgagagagaagcaggagaaGGAGGTTCAGAACCGATCGTCCAGCCCCAGCAACATCAAAGCCCAGTTCAG GCAGTCCTGGCCCACGAAGATCGACATGCACCAGGACATCGAGGACAGCCTGGCGGGCCCGTCCATGTCCCACGCGGGGGGCCCGCAGTCCCCCGCCCGCAGCACCGAAAACCTGCTCAACGGCCACCGCAGCAAGGGCCTGCTGGAcctggggaggagggaggagcccAGCGAGCCGTCACTCCTGTCCCAGACCCCGcaggccccgcccgccgccaccaccgccacccccgCCAACCCGCTCAAgcccgccccgcccaccgccgcccccccggccgCCTCCGGCAAGCAGCGCACCTGCCTCTTCCGggtggaggaggacgaggaggaggaagaggagcaggagccGTCGCCGCTGCCCGCGCAGGTGGTGCTCCGGCGCAAGCCGGCCAGCGTGACCAACCGGCTGACCTCGCGCAAGAGCGCCCCCGTGCTCAACCAGATCTTCGAGGAGGAGGGCGAGTCGGACGACGACTTCGACATGGACGAGGGCCTGCCGCCCAAGCTGAGCCGGCTGAAGATGAACATGGCGTCGCCGGGCACCGTGCACAAGCGCTTCCACCGGCGGAAGAGCCAGGGCCGCggctccagctgctccagctccgaGACCAGCGACGACGACTCGGAGAGCCACCGCCGCCGCCTGGACAAGGACACCGGCTTCGCCTACGGCTGGAACCGCAGGGACAGCAGCGAGGGCCCGCCCGGGAgccccgggggcgggggcggggggggagggcagggcaagccgcccggggaggggggaaacCCAGGCCCGGACAAGGGCAGCCCTCCCgggagtggagggggtgggggcgggggcggaggagggggaggtggaggaggaggcaaAGGACAAGGCAgcccctccacctgctccagcgGGAGCGCCAACCACCCGGCGGGCTCCACCCGCAGCTCGGCCAAGACCGCCGGGGGTCTGGTGGAGAGCCTCAAACTCATGAGCCTCTGCCTCAGCACCCAGTTCCACCATCtggcgggcggtgggggtgggggcgggactGGTGCCGGAGGcggtgtgggaggaggaggaggagggggagggggaggaggaggagggctgagCAGGTTCATCATGGACCCCCAGTGCTTCTCCAGCATCAGGGTGCAGGAGAGGTCCTCTTGGAGGATGTGCATCGGGGGCTCCACCGGGAGCCTGGACAAAGTCTCGCTCCTCGCCTCCGCCGGGCtcggaggccccgcccccaagtCCGGCCCCGACCAATCGGCCTCCGCGCTTAACGAACTGGACCTGGCCCGAGCCAACAGCATGAACCTGAAAAACAAGGTCCTGCAGCTACCTCTCAGTGACAAGACCATCTCTGTGAACATCCAGCGCAGCCCCAAGGAGGggctcctctgcccccccagccAGGCCAGCTGCTGTCAGGTCATATGA